GGTTGCGGTTCGCCGACCTGGTCGCGGTCGACGGGGACGACGTCTACTGGGTGGAGAGCCGGCCGCAGGAGGGTGGGCGCAGCGTCATCGTACGGCGGTCGCCGACCGGGGCCATCGACGATGTGGGCCCGGACGACTTCAACGCCCGCACCTCTGCCAACGAGTACGGCGGCGGGGCTTACACCGTCGCCGATAGGCTGGTCTACGCCTCCAACTTCGCCGACCAGCGGCTGTATCGGATAGACCAGGAGGGGACCGCCGAGGCGATCACGCCCGAACCGCCGGCACCGAGGGGCGACCGCTACGCCGACCTGACGGTGCGGGGCTCGTGGGCGATCGGGGTGCGGGAACGGCACAACGCCGATGGCGACGAACCCGCCAACGAACTGGTCCGCATCCCCCTCGACGGTGGCGAACCCGACATCGTCGCCTCCGGCCACGACTTCTACTCGTCGCCGCGCATCTCACCCGACGGCACCCGGCTCGCCTGGCTGGCGTGGGATCACCCCAACATGCCGTGGGATGCCACCGAACTGTGGGTCGGCGACCTCACCGCCGCCGGGCACATCGACAACGCCCGCCGCGTCGTCGGCGACCGCTCCGAGTCGCTGTTCCAGCCGGAGTGGAGCCCCGACGGGGTCCTCCATGTGATCTCGGACCGGTCGGGCTGGTGGAACCTGTACCGGGAGGGGGCGGACGACCTGGAGCCGATCCTGTCGATGGACGCCGAGTTCGGGGTGCCCCAGTGGCTGTTCGGCTTCAGCCGGTATGTGTTCCTCGCCGACGGCCGACTCGTCACCGCCTACGGGAGGGAAGGCGGCGACACGCTGGTGGTCATCGAGGGGGGCGAACCACGGCCCATCCGGCTGCCGTTCACCTCGGTGGGGACCTCGCTGGCCACCCGGGGCAGCACCGTCTACCTGATCGCCTCCGGACCGAACCGCCCGGCGTCGCTGGTGCGCGTCGGCGTCGACGACGGCACCGTCGAAGACATCCGAGTGCCAGAGGGGCCACCGATCGACTCCGCCTACGTCAGCATCCCGGAGCCGATCGCGTTCGCCTGCGACGAAGGCGTCGCCCATGCCCTCTACTACCCGCCCACCAACCCGGAGTACCAGGCGCCGGAGAGCGAGAAGCCGCCGGTGATCGTCGCCATCCACGGTGGCCCCACCTCGGCGGCGAAGGCGGCGTTGGACCCGGCGAAGCTGTTCTGGACCAGCCGGGGCTTCGGCATCGTCGACGTCGACTACGGCGGGTCCACCGGGTACGGGCGAGAGTACCGGCAGCGACTCGACGGGCAGTGGGGCGTGATCGACGTGCGCGACTGCGCCCTGGCGGTGGCCCACCTCGCCGACCAGGGCAAGGCCGACCCGGACCGGCTGCTCATCCACGGCGGCAGCGCCGGCGGCTACACCACCCTGCTCGCCCTGGCGCTGCGCGACGAGTTCGCCGCCGGCACCTCCTATTTCGGGGTCGCCGACCTGGAGGCGCTGGCCGTCCACACCCACAAGTTCGAGAGCCGCTACCTGGACCGCCTCGTCGGCCCCTACCCGGAGGCGAGGGACCTGTACCTGGAGCGCTCGCCGATCACCCACATCGACAAGATCGACAAGCCGGTGCTCATCCTCCAGGGCACCGACGACATGGTGGTCCCCCAGGCCCAGGCCGAGATGATGTGCGACGCCCTGCGAGCCCGGGGCACCCCCTACGCCTACCTGCTCTTCGAGGGTGAGGGCCACGGCTTCCGCCAGGCCCCCAACCAGATCCGGGCGCTCGAGGCCGAGTTGTCCTTCTACGGCCAGGTGCTCGGCTTCGAGCCGGCAGGCGATCTGGAGCCGGTGGAGATCGTCAGAGCCTGACTCACGCAGCAGTCGTCGCCACGACGTCGACGTTGGCTCCACAGCCGGGAACGTCGCTGAGTGCTGCGTCGCCGGTGAGAAGCGGGATGTCGAGCAGTTCGGCGAGTGCCAGGTAGACGCCGTCGTACACCGAGACGTTGTCGCGCAATTCGAAGGCCCGAGGTACGAGCCGACGGTGTGGGTACCGCTCCAGCGGCAAAGTCGCGAGCAGGCCGAGCATGTCACTCGCCTCGGTCAGGTCTATCTCGCGCCTCATCGCCAGTCTGCGAAGTCCCTGTCCGACCTCGGTGTCCACGAGATGCGGCGCACAGACGACATCGCCTCCCTCGAGGTGATCAGACAGCCTGTCGCCTGCCGGGCTGTGGGGACCGAGCAGGAAGTCAAGGACGACCGAGGCGTCGACGACGATCACCGGGAGTCACGCTCGGCTCGAATGACCTCGGCTGGCGTCTCCGACAGTGTTGGCCGCTGACGAGACCGAACCCGCTCGATCATCTCCTCGAGCGAGGGCGTAGCGGCCAGTCGCACGACCTCACGCTTGAGATAGTCGGACAGGGTCATCCCCGCCTTGGCGGCTCGCGCCTTGATCTCTCGATGCACGGCATCGGGCACGTTGCGTATCTGGATCATCTTCGCCATGGGCCGAAGGTATCACATGTGGAGCACATGTGATAGGTTGATCGACGCCTCCTACACGACCTACGACGAAATCCCGCTGGATACTCCCGACGCATGGGGCGACCTGGCCTCGTGGCGCGATGCCGCCGGGCGGTCATGACCTTGGCGGAGCGGGATGACGGGGAGTCGGAGAGGCCCACGTAGCGTTAGCCCTCCCCCCTCCCCTGACGGCTCCGCCGTCAGGTACTCCCCCCTTCGGGGGGAGGGACCGAAAGGGAGGCAGGCCCGTGCTTATGACGCCACCGCAATAACCCACATGCGGTCCCCTCCCCCGAAGGGGGAGGTGGATCGGCCCGAAGGGCCGAGACGGAGGGGGAGGGCTGACGCGTCGCGAGGCACAGGTAGTGATCATCGGGAGGAAGAGGCTGCAGCGGCAGAAAGCCGCTGACATCGGGCGGCCAGACGCGCCGGACGGTCGCTGCGCGCTAGCCCTCCCCCCTCCCCGCCTTCGGCGG
This genomic window from Acidimicrobiia bacterium contains:
- a CDS encoding type II toxin-antitoxin system VapC family toxin, which encodes MIVVDASVVLDFLLGPHSPAGDRLSDHLEGGDVVCAPHLVDTEVGQGLRRLAMRREIDLTEASDMLGLLATLPLERYPHRRLVPRAFELRDNVSVYDGVYLALAELLDIPLLTGDAALSDVPGCGANVDVVATTAA
- a CDS encoding prolyl oligopeptidase family serine peptidase; amino-acid sequence: MKTAPYGTWESPISAELTTQAGLRFADLVAVDGDDVYWVESRPQEGGRSVIVRRSPTGAIDDVGPDDFNARTSANEYGGGAYTVADRLVYASNFADQRLYRIDQEGTAEAITPEPPAPRGDRYADLTVRGSWAIGVRERHNADGDEPANELVRIPLDGGEPDIVASGHDFYSSPRISPDGTRLAWLAWDHPNMPWDATELWVGDLTAAGHIDNARRVVGDRSESLFQPEWSPDGVLHVISDRSGWWNLYREGADDLEPILSMDAEFGVPQWLFGFSRYVFLADGRLVTAYGREGGDTLVVIEGGEPRPIRLPFTSVGTSLATRGSTVYLIASGPNRPASLVRVGVDDGTVEDIRVPEGPPIDSAYVSIPEPIAFACDEGVAHALYYPPTNPEYQAPESEKPPVIVAIHGGPTSAAKAALDPAKLFWTSRGFGIVDVDYGGSTGYGREYRQRLDGQWGVIDVRDCALAVAHLADQGKADPDRLLIHGGSAGGYTTLLALALRDEFAAGTSYFGVADLEALAVHTHKFESRYLDRLVGPYPEARDLYLERSPITHIDKIDKPVLILQGTDDMVVPQAQAEMMCDALRARGTPYAYLLFEGEGHGFRQAPNQIRALEAELSFYGQVLGFEPAGDLEPVEIVRA